TAGAATGTGACGTTCATCGAATTGAGGGCCAGGGAAGTCCCCGTCCGCACCAGGTTCACGTCCCCCGGATGCCAGGTCAGGCAGGCATCCAGTTCCAGGAAGAGGCCTTCCCGGGCCATGAACGCCTTGCCGCTGAAGTTCTCCTCCGCCGGGCAGCCAAAGTATCGCAGGGTCCCGCCAAGACCCCGTGCCGCCATCTCCTCCCTCAGAGCCAGCACCGCCCCCAGGGCCCCCACTCCGAGCAGGTTATGGCCACAGCCGTGGCCGGCGCCGCCCGGCACGAGTTCCTCCCGTTGCGGGGAAACCTTCTGTGACACTCCGGGCAGGGCATCGTACTCACCCAGAAACCCGACGGCGGGCCTGCCCTCGCCCCAGGTGGCGACAAAGGCGGTGGGCATGCCGGCCACGCCCCTTTGCACCCGGAAGCCGGCTGCCTCCAGTGCATGTGCCAGCACGGCCGCCGAACGGTGCTCCTGGAGCCCCAGTTCCGCGAACTGCCAGACCCGGTCGCTCAGTTCGACCAACCTGCCGCGGTTGTCCTCGACCCACCGAAAAGCTCGCTCTGCCCGATCCACTACCGTCCGCCTTTCTCCACGCGCCCGAGCATCACGCGCCCGCCGGGGGTGAGATGACGGGCAACACCTCGACCCGAAGGCGTCGGCGCCGCGGTCCGTCAAATTCGGCCAGGAATATACCCTGCCACGTCCCCAGGGAAAGCTGGCCTCCGGACACCGGTACCAGCACGCTCGAACCCACCAGGGCAGCCTTGATGTGGGCGTGGGCGTTCCCTTCCCGGTGCTGGTACGGCCCCGCGACCGGGACCAGCCGGTCCAGCTGGGCGAGAATGTCGGAGAGGACCGCCGGGTCTGTGTTCTCCGTCACCAGGACACCCGCTGTGGTATGGGGGCAGAATACCATGCATGCCCCCTCCGGCACGCGCACGCGCCGGACCACCTCGTCCACGGAGGCGGTGATGTCCACCATCTCGGCCCGGGCGTGGGTTTGAACCTCAAGCTGCACACCGCTCACCACCATCTGCTCACGTCATTTCGGGATGATCGCGCTCTTCTGATGTCAAGGGGGCCTCCTTCGGTAACCAGGATGTCCACGGGGAGATCATGGGGCAGCACGGGCAGCTGGTCCACTACCTGCAGGGAGAACGCCAGGCCCACCCGTACGGCCCGCGGCAGGTAGCCCAGGAGCCGGTCATAATACCCTCCCCCGTAGCCCAGCCGGAAGCCGCGGCGGTCAAAAACCACGCCCGGTACCAGCACGAGGTCTACGAGAGCGGCATCCACCGGCGGGCAGCGGCCCGGGTCGGGCTCCAGAATCCCCTGATAACCCGGCACGAGATCGGCAGCCAGGTCGCGCACACGCAGGAGGTCAAGAACCCTCCGCTTCCTGTCTACCCGGGGGAGCGCCAGTTCTTTGCCGCTGGCGACCGCGTCCGCCAGCAAGGGAAAGGTATCTACTTCTTGCCGGAAAGACGCATAACCCAGAACCACCCGGCTCACCTGCCATACCGGATGGGACAGCAGATGGCTCTTTACCCGCTCGCTGAGCGCCACGACCTCCTCAGGAGCAAGTGCCAGGCGCTGCGCGAGGACCCGGCGCCGGAGCTCGGCCCGTTCCCGCACGATTTCATCGCTACCCCGGGCAACAGGAGTGCGGGCAGTTGCCGCTCCACCCGCCGAGCTAGCCGGTGACCTCGGAGAAGCCATGGTCTGGGATTCCCTACCCTTGAGCCGCAATGGTTTTGGGGCTCAGGACTCCGGAGTTGCTAACCGTTTGCTAACCGGATACCCCATCCACACCTTCTCCATGGCCTTTACTGCCTCTCGCTGGGTGTCAGGCAACACGTGGCTGTACACCTCCAATGTAATGACACTCGGGGTCACGCTCGAGGACTACTGTCCAGCTGTTCTCCGACCTCTCTCTAATGTGCCCTCTCATCCTCTTGCGCCCCCCAAGATTAGGGCAGGGCGGAGCGCACCCTACCTTTTCGCCCCGCCCATCTCCGATTCCTTCGGGGCGGCCATCCATTGACCCACCCGGGTTGGTGGACATTGTGGAAGGGATCTGCGAGACTGCCCTGTACCGTGGGGGTGGTCGCTATCACACGGATTGGGGTGACTACGACGTGGTCGAGGACGACGGGTTGGTCCTGGCCGGTTGGAACCTGGTTACCCTCGACTGCTGTGCTGCTCGGGCGGTGGGCTCGCTGGAAATGGGTGAGAGGAGTTTTGCCCGGATCGGGGAGCAGGTATTCGGAGAAGCTGCGGTGGTTCCGCCCGAGTTGGCCGATGTGCTCGACCGCCATGCCCATCGCCTGTTTGGGGTAGTGGGTCCTCAGGGCACCGCCGCACCGGGGATGACGTGAGCGCGTCACCCGAACCGGTGACACGGAAACTGTTCTACCGGCTGTGTTCCGTGTCCGCCCGGCGTCGCCACCCCTGGCGCCGACGCGGGTCACCTGCTATCATCGGCCAGGTACCTGCGCACGACGGCGGCCACCAGTGGGCGAAAGTCGCTGCCTATACGACCCAACTCGGCGTGTACCTCCAGTTCGCGATGCAGGTCCCACCGCACGCCGGGTACGGGCAGGACCGCCAGGTCGACGTCGGAGAGCGGGTTTGGTAGGGGGTACCGTAGGAACCGTACAGATAAAGCGCGAGGATGTCGGGCTGAGCCTCGCAATAGCGCGCCATCTCGCCCAGTTCGTCGTCATGCAGCCTGATTCGGGAAAAATCCCGGGACAGTCTCACCGCCCGGACACCTCACGACGGCAGTTCGCTCGTCCTGAAGGTATTTTATTCCACCGGCGGGCGCTTGTCCATTCGCATATCGGGTGATCGGGGCCACATCTGGATCGGATCGTGCGACGCCCGATCGCAGCCCACGGTGATTGCCCGCTCGGGCACCAGGTCCAGTTGCCCGCCGAACCAGGGGGCCTGCGCCGGCCGGCTGACTTCGGTGAGTGCGGTCACGTGGGTGCCTAAGGCGGGGTCCGTTCCCGGTTCGTTGAACCCCACGTGCCCCTTGACCCCTATGCCCACCACGGCCAGGTCTATGTCGCCCGCGCCTGCGATGGCGTGGTCGTAGCGCAGGCATTCCGCAGGCAGATCGTCGACCCAACCGCGGGGCAGGTCGCAGCGGGCTTCGTCCAGGTCCCTGCAGGATGGCCAGCAGATCTCGACCTTCACCTTGTGGCCTCCTGGCTGAGGCCCGTGAGGAAGTCGAGCACGATGCGGTTAAACTCGGGGGGCTTCTGCATGTTCAGCATGTGACCCGTGCCGGGGATGATGACCCTGGTCGCCCCGGGAATCCCATTCTGCAGGATCTCTGCGATACGCAGGATATCGGGGACGTCCCCCTCGCCCACCACGACGAGCGTGGGAGCTTTGATAGCACCGGGCCGCCCCATGGCAGGGGGATTGATCTTCTGAGACGTGACCGGTGCCTTCCACAGATCAAAGACGGCGAACTGGTCATCCCACATGCGCCTGTCGAGGCAACCGCCGTGGATCAGGACGAGGAGTTCTCCCTCGCCCTGCACCTCGTAGGAGATGCGGCCCCCCGCGACTTCGCAGTACACCGGCGGTACCCCCCAACGTGATTTCCTGGATTTGCGCCCTGGGCCGATCGGCTGCGAGTGGCAGAGGACGGGACTATCTATATAGCCCCGTCGCGGGAAACAGTCAAGACCAGCCCGCTGTTGAACACAGACGCCGAAGGGAGAAGGCAAAACCGGTTCGTCGCGGGGCGCACTGTTGATATAGTGC
The sequence above is drawn from the Bacillota bacterium genome and encodes:
- a CDS encoding secondary thiamine-phosphate synthase enzyme YjbQ; this translates as MQLEVQTHARAEMVDITASVDEVVRRVRVPEGACMVFCPHTTAGVLVTENTDPAVLSDILAQLDRLVPVAGPYQHREGNAHAHIKAALVGSSVLVPVSGGQLSLGTWQGIFLAEFDGPRRRRLRVEVLPVISPPAGA
- a CDS encoding 5-formyltetrahydrofolate cyclo-ligase; its protein translation is MASPRSPASSAGGAATARTPVARGSDEIVRERAELRRRVLAQRLALAPEEVVALSERVKSHLLSHPVWQVSRVVLGYASFRQEVDTFPLLADAVASGKELALPRVDRKRRVLDLLRVRDLAADLVPGYQGILEPDPGRCPPVDAALVDLVLVPGVVFDRRGFRLGYGGGYYDRLLGYLPRAVRVGLAFSLQVVDQLPVLPHDLPVDILVTEGGPLDIRRARSSRNDVSRWW
- a CDS encoding alpha/beta hydrolase, which gives rise to MYCEVAGGRISYEVQGEGELLVLIHGGCLDRRMWDDQFAVFDLWKAPVTSQKINPPAMGRPGAIKAPTLVVVGEGDVPDILRIAEILQNGIPGATRVIIPGTGHMLNMQKPPEFNRIVLDFLTGLSQEATR